A genomic region of Pseudoalteromonas rubra contains the following coding sequences:
- a CDS encoding efflux RND transporter periplasmic adaptor subunit, with the protein MSSKPLVLLSLIALLGCQDQQRDAYVEADPNQPANSQLATVLPERVIDVPKKVFYGQIEGAEDTQLAALKSGRVEKLWVRAGQFVTQGTALMELYDPVAYALLDQARAELQRANAAFTNSRAEFERAEALVKRNLQTQSQLDKLRRDLDMAYQQINKAQAEVNAARNQLAELTISAPFDGVVSDLLVRKKEYAEAGQTVMNFQAADALHARFAIPEEVALKVDAQQQVEVFVPALNESITGVIVERVLPLGSRSPFFFLKVQLAAHEQSWMGLNVQLQIPLSDQRLYQLPGGVLHYDETGQSYVVLQSSPERRQYVQVVTGRANHILVTSTEALESPALVFADSRTLQTPSLYKE; encoded by the coding sequence ATGTCTTCTAAACCTCTTGTTCTGCTGAGTCTGATAGCTCTGCTTGGCTGTCAGGATCAGCAGCGTGACGCTTATGTAGAGGCTGATCCTAATCAGCCAGCTAACAGTCAGTTAGCCACTGTGCTGCCTGAGCGGGTTATAGACGTACCAAAGAAAGTATTTTATGGCCAGATTGAAGGCGCAGAAGACACTCAGCTGGCTGCATTGAAATCGGGTCGGGTAGAAAAGCTCTGGGTGCGTGCCGGGCAGTTTGTGACTCAGGGCACAGCCTTGATGGAGCTTTACGATCCCGTGGCTTATGCGCTACTGGATCAGGCTCGGGCTGAGCTCCAGCGGGCAAATGCAGCGTTTACCAATTCCCGAGCCGAATTCGAGCGCGCTGAGGCTTTGGTAAAACGTAACCTGCAAACTCAGTCTCAGCTGGACAAGCTGCGTCGTGACCTGGATATGGCCTATCAGCAGATAAATAAGGCGCAGGCCGAAGTGAATGCCGCGCGCAATCAACTTGCGGAGTTGACCATCAGCGCACCATTTGATGGGGTGGTAAGCGATCTGCTGGTACGTAAAAAAGAGTACGCCGAGGCTGGGCAAACGGTAATGAACTTTCAGGCGGCCGATGCGTTACATGCCCGCTTTGCAATCCCCGAAGAAGTAGCCTTAAAGGTCGATGCACAACAGCAGGTAGAGGTATTTGTGCCTGCGTTAAATGAATCAATTACGGGGGTAATTGTAGAGCGTGTACTGCCGCTGGGGTCTCGCTCTCCTTTCTTTTTCTTGAAAGTCCAACTGGCAGCACATGAGCAAAGCTGGATGGGCTTGAATGTACAATTACAAATTCCGCTTTCGGATCAGCGTTTATATCAGCTGCCTGGTGGGGTCCTGCATTATGACGAAACAGGTCAGTCTTATGTCGTGCTGCAATCGAGCCCTGAACGACGCCAGTACGTGCAGGTCGTAACGGGGCGAGCCAATCATATATTGGTAACGAGTACAGAAGCGCTTGAATCACCGGCATTGGTATTTGCAGATAGTCGGACGCTGCAAACCCCCTCGCTTTATAAGGAGTAA
- a CDS encoding efflux RND transporter permease subunit yields the protein MNKTPWFVNPRLILGLMCIVCLAGVGGWFSAPEQEDPTFPYRNGLIVLNASGLEAESLAQRYIRPLERVLAQIDEIQAYSAQVKHGAASLDIELKETVYNTDQVWQRIKESIAPIRQSNPTLSMTIMDRVQDTQGIFLSVRSRGDLLQERQLAIALRDQLLALSTVRNAQLVGDPGQQIAVAFSQQTMQQSGITPLQIAQRIAAANNTDSVASITDDRANLILSPVAQLDSTDELKNTLIATAQDQQLPLSTLADVHYRTDPKARESFWVDGQQQLGVAVTLVPNRIRIAQAGEQITQLVERFNQTHGAEAVSIELFQPKWAKKRKDALMQSLMISLIAIAAILFIFLSASGAASVCIAVVAITLSAIAAFSAMDGVLHQMTIAGLILSLGLMVDNCIVVAERFNRHISSGTAPLHSAIQSIHELWRPLCAATVTTIAAFLPMLMAKGSVADFIASIPVMVILCIVASYAIALTLVPLLNRYLPARTLGASRWQQQLQQHLERGALALSQFTLQHKALTLVAAFGLCAGLMSLPQADGEFFPKTNRNQAIVDVELPMGSHKLHTASILNQIAEDISARADVQRTLVFNGFSGPRFYYNLAQKPDESHIGRVVLTAQANTDMAQLVEQLNTSLQKAYPEAVLRARELGQGPPLESTVVMWLSGEDYDVLRRAGEEVFAMLKADARFEAPGKDYAVPVPQLTMTFDPQRLSQFGLTESQLNDYLAWRSAGLTMTQVSFNDEPTAVVLYDPNSSHDSMDMMNTGVLTSLIDKPVPVHALADIQVLGQPALLERRNGVPVVKLISEVAPGVDETELLTELTPALTAIAQRYGLKLEFGGEMAESGEANNALVKTLPVGALLLFIALILQFNSLRLTLLVMLSIPFAVIGAPAMLSLAQVPFGFMSVLGILALAGIVVNNAILLIDGTLLYVQGGQNTQAAIMLSVQNRVRPVIVTTVTTIVGMLPLTSASSPLWPPLAWAVIGGLVTSTILVLVVIPVLLQLLLPKCSQHSSADVPRLVNICTE from the coding sequence GTGAATAAAACGCCCTGGTTTGTCAACCCACGCCTGATCCTGGGTTTGATGTGTATTGTGTGCCTTGCTGGTGTGGGAGGCTGGTTTAGTGCCCCTGAGCAGGAAGACCCCACCTTTCCATATCGCAATGGCCTGATTGTGCTCAATGCCAGTGGTCTCGAAGCCGAGTCTTTGGCGCAGCGTTACATTCGCCCGCTGGAGCGCGTGTTAGCACAAATAGATGAGATTCAGGCCTACAGTGCTCAGGTAAAACATGGCGCTGCGTCGTTGGATATTGAGTTAAAAGAAACCGTGTACAACACAGATCAGGTCTGGCAACGGATCAAAGAAAGTATTGCGCCAATACGCCAGAGTAACCCGACGTTGTCGATGACCATTATGGATCGCGTGCAGGACACCCAGGGGATTTTTTTGTCAGTGCGCAGTCGGGGAGATTTGTTACAGGAGCGCCAACTTGCCATCGCGCTGCGCGACCAGCTATTGGCACTTAGTACGGTACGTAATGCACAGCTGGTGGGCGATCCGGGGCAACAGATAGCGGTGGCTTTTTCACAGCAGACTATGCAGCAATCGGGTATTACCCCCTTGCAGATTGCACAGCGTATAGCAGCTGCTAATAATACAGATTCGGTGGCCAGCATCACCGACGACCGAGCTAACCTGATCTTATCTCCTGTTGCTCAACTAGACTCTACCGATGAATTGAAAAATACCCTGATCGCAACGGCTCAAGATCAGCAGTTACCCCTATCCACATTGGCAGATGTCCACTATCGTACCGACCCCAAAGCCCGAGAGTCTTTCTGGGTTGACGGTCAGCAGCAACTGGGCGTGGCGGTAACTCTGGTACCTAACCGGATCCGCATTGCTCAGGCAGGAGAGCAGATCACCCAGCTGGTTGAGCGGTTTAATCAGACCCATGGCGCAGAGGCCGTGAGCATTGAGTTATTCCAGCCTAAGTGGGCCAAAAAGCGTAAAGATGCCCTGATGCAATCTTTAATGATTAGCCTGATCGCCATTGCCGCCATTTTGTTTATTTTCCTGTCCGCAAGTGGGGCTGCCAGCGTGTGTATTGCAGTGGTGGCTATCACGCTATCTGCCATCGCGGCATTCAGTGCAATGGATGGGGTGTTACACCAGATGACGATTGCAGGACTTATTTTGTCCCTTGGCCTGATGGTTGATAATTGTATTGTGGTTGCTGAACGTTTTAATCGCCATATATCGTCTGGTACCGCTCCTTTGCACAGCGCCATCCAAAGTATCCATGAGCTATGGCGTCCTTTATGCGCGGCCACCGTGACAACGATAGCGGCATTTTTACCTATGCTCATGGCCAAGGGCAGTGTGGCAGATTTTATTGCCAGTATTCCGGTGATGGTTATTTTGTGTATTGTTGCCAGCTACGCGATTGCATTGACATTAGTGCCTTTACTTAACCGTTATTTGCCTGCTCGCACACTGGGGGCGTCACGCTGGCAGCAGCAGTTGCAACAGCACTTAGAGCGGGGGGCATTGGCTTTATCGCAGTTTACGTTGCAACATAAAGCGCTGACTTTGGTTGCGGCTTTTGGTTTATGCGCCGGATTAATGTCATTGCCACAAGCTGATGGCGAGTTTTTTCCAAAAACCAACCGTAACCAGGCCATTGTGGATGTAGAGCTGCCGATGGGCAGTCATAAACTACATACAGCCAGCATATTGAACCAGATTGCTGAGGACATTAGCGCCCGAGCTGACGTCCAGCGTACCTTAGTGTTCAATGGCTTTTCTGGTCCGAGGTTTTACTACAATTTGGCGCAAAAGCCGGATGAAAGTCATATTGGCCGTGTGGTGCTGACTGCACAAGCCAATACAGATATGGCTCAGCTGGTTGAACAGCTTAACACCAGCTTGCAAAAAGCGTATCCAGAGGCCGTGTTGCGTGCCCGTGAACTGGGTCAGGGACCGCCATTAGAAAGTACTGTGGTGATGTGGCTAAGTGGTGAAGATTACGATGTACTTCGCCGTGCCGGTGAAGAGGTCTTTGCCATGCTCAAAGCAGATGCGCGCTTCGAAGCGCCGGGGAAAGACTACGCAGTCCCCGTCCCACAGCTGACGATGACGTTTGATCCGCAACGCCTTAGTCAGTTTGGTCTGACGGAAAGCCAGCTCAACGACTATCTGGCCTGGCGCAGTGCAGGGTTGACGATGACGCAAGTGAGTTTTAATGATGAGCCAACAGCGGTGGTATTGTACGACCCGAATTCCAGCCATGACAGCATGGACATGATGAATACTGGTGTACTTACGTCTTTGATAGACAAACCCGTACCAGTGCATGCGCTGGCAGATATTCAGGTGCTTGGTCAGCCGGCGCTTCTGGAACGCAGAAACGGTGTGCCCGTGGTTAAACTGATCAGTGAAGTGGCGCCCGGTGTGGATGAGACTGAACTACTCACTGAGCTGACACCAGCACTAACAGCCATTGCACAGCGCTATGGCCTTAAACTGGAGTTTGGCGGCGAAATGGCTGAGTCTGGTGAGGCCAATAATGCGCTGGTGAAAACGCTGCCGGTTGGTGCATTGCTACTTTTTATAGCCCTGATACTCCAGTTTAACTCACTGCGTTTAACCTTACTGGTGATGCTGAGTATTCCATTTGCCGTTATAGGTGCACCTGCCATGCTGAGTCTGGCACAGGTTCCGTTCGGGTTTATGTCAGTATTGGGTATTCTGGCATTAGCAGGGATCGTGGTAAATAATGCTATCTTGTTGATCGACGGTACTTTGCTTTACGTACAAGGCGGTCAGAATACTCAGGCAGCCATCATGTTATCGGTACAAAATAGAGTGCGCCCTGTTATAGTCACTACAGTTACAACCATAGTGGGCATGCTGCCGCTAACGTCAGCCAGCAGCCCGTTATGGCCACCGCTGGCATGGGCCGTTATTGGTGGGCTGGTGACCTCTACAATATTGGTGCTGGTGGTCATCCCGGTATTGCTGCAATTGCTGTTACCCAAATGTAGTCAGCACTCATCGGCAGATGTGCCACGCCTGGTTAATATATGTACGGAATAA
- a CDS encoding DUF6265 family protein: MSKVMSLVLFCLAFQCTAQEKACNTLNALNWLTGNWHSENSKLKFSESWSRISEKTFEGYGQTYSIVKNKVVSAESLRLVEMSGEVFYLAKVASNTLPTAFKLTRCDADSAVFENSRHDFPNKIRYQLNKDKNISVFVSGEDGKGFSIEFIGKNGNAGDE; the protein is encoded by the coding sequence ATGTCGAAAGTGATGAGTTTGGTGTTATTTTGTTTGGCTTTTCAATGTACGGCCCAGGAGAAGGCATGTAATACGTTGAATGCATTAAATTGGCTGACAGGCAATTGGCACTCTGAAAACAGCAAATTGAAATTCAGTGAATCATGGAGTCGTATCAGTGAGAAAACATTTGAGGGCTATGGTCAAACGTATTCAATTGTTAAAAACAAAGTTGTGAGCGCCGAATCGCTTCGACTGGTTGAAATGTCGGGAGAGGTTTTTTATTTGGCCAAAGTTGCCAGTAATACATTACCAACAGCTTTCAAATTAACACGTTGCGATGCTGATTCCGCGGTATTCGAAAATTCAAGGCATGATTTTCCCAACAAAATTAGGTATCAATTGAATAAAGACAAGAATATTTCAGTGTTTGTCTCTGGTGAAGACGGTAAGGGCTTCTCAATAGAGTTCATTGGCAAAAATGGTAACGCTGGTGATGAGTGA
- a CDS encoding response regulator, whose product MRILITEDNLQLASFIQQAMTKEGYAADIATSAGALHDQMALWHYDAIILDLGLPDKDGLDVIAALRGAENPVPVLILTARGSVDDRIAGLDLGADDYINKPFDIGELLARMRALLRRPSQYTGTLLSHGNLALDPKSRRVTVSGENLSMGKTEVAILEYLLRHVGLTVGKDALYDAIYAMGFEVTDNALQVAVHRIRKKLDGTEAGVTIKTLRGIGYILA is encoded by the coding sequence ATGCGCATTTTGATCACTGAGGATAACCTGCAACTGGCCAGTTTTATCCAGCAGGCCATGACTAAGGAAGGCTATGCTGCCGATATTGCCACCAGTGCTGGTGCATTACATGATCAAATGGCCCTGTGGCACTACGACGCCATTATTCTGGATCTGGGTCTGCCTGACAAAGATGGACTGGATGTGATTGCAGCACTACGTGGAGCTGAAAACCCGGTGCCTGTCTTGATCTTAACAGCGCGTGGCAGTGTAGATGACCGCATTGCCGGGCTGGATTTGGGCGCAGATGACTATATTAACAAGCCCTTCGACATTGGCGAATTACTGGCGCGTATGCGTGCTTTGCTGCGTCGACCGAGCCAGTATACAGGCACTTTGTTGTCTCATGGCAATCTCGCTCTTGACCCTAAATCTCGCAGAGTGACAGTGAGTGGTGAAAACCTGTCTATGGGTAAAACCGAAGTGGCCATTTTAGAGTATCTGTTGCGTCATGTCGGGCTGACAGTTGGCAAGGATGCTCTATACGATGCCATTTATGCGATGGGGTTCGAAGTAACTGACAATGCTTTGCAAGTCGCGGTTCACCGAATACGCAAAAAGCTCGATGGCACAGAAGCTGGCGTGACCATTAAAACGCTTCGCGGCATAGGATACATACTGGCATGA
- a CDS encoding winged helix-turn-helix domain-containing protein yields the protein MRWQIEQFTYCDQTLTLSMEEQKTSLEPMVSEVLRFFCQNPHTLISRDDLIEHVWQGRIVTDNAVNRVITKLRKALNDDPRSPAFIVTYPKKGYQFIASISAITSNLQSSSDATKVSSKEKETRIKLTYVILILTTAICILGAAYFLHQSMHTADPKSLNEVSALTREPGLELYPQLSPNEQYLLFTEAYDGSIALKLKSFLKGEVLNLDHGPDSWEGPADWRKDGKALVYLATTANSCRYYLRTFDAGKLGQPQLIHNCPTGSYGKIIFTHDHDLLIYSEAAYRGGPFSLFSLRLSNGEKTRLAQPLPTPGGNSQFDLHPTRNLLLISTPNAQLWPALSVLDITHNQLSHLFTLDQHACCAIWNHAGDRVITVSDYPAHQLVSYDLNGQSPTVIYTGTHSISTPTRHPNGQDYLFSAGSRDQNILYLSADGSEQTALGVTSVDERLARFSGDGQKVAYISLASGLEQIWIYDLAEKMASMRSKFDNAKHIIDLKWSLDNRFIFALAHNELLQIDTQTGLSKTLKVPYGQIAALSVKDNDSIAFSIKSADKWQVHYYNVRTDELQSAQHKWQFVSFAKTPEDTVWQDNNGDYFTGLTHIPVTSDTIKQVPLIVQYRFNLRKQANTWLWQQAAARRYPLYQYDEQQQTKRLIATSDSSDFDWYNNKILINTLNYENFDIYSSKNVEHK from the coding sequence ATGCGCTGGCAGATTGAACAATTTACCTATTGCGACCAAACCCTGACTTTATCCATGGAAGAACAAAAAACCTCACTTGAGCCTATGGTGTCTGAGGTACTACGTTTCTTTTGCCAAAACCCCCACACACTTATTTCCAGAGACGATCTGATCGAACATGTGTGGCAAGGGAGAATAGTAACTGACAACGCCGTCAATCGTGTGATCACTAAGCTCAGAAAGGCGCTGAATGACGATCCCCGCAGCCCTGCATTCATTGTTACCTATCCAAAAAAAGGCTATCAGTTTATTGCCAGTATCAGCGCCATTACGAGCAACCTGCAATCCAGTAGTGACGCAACGAAAGTATCGAGTAAGGAAAAAGAGACGCGCATTAAGCTTACCTACGTGATACTAATTTTAACGACAGCTATATGCATTCTGGGTGCTGCTTATTTCCTACACCAGTCTATGCATACTGCTGACCCAAAGAGTCTAAACGAGGTGAGCGCACTAACCCGGGAACCCGGACTGGAGCTATACCCCCAGCTTTCTCCCAATGAGCAGTATTTACTGTTTACTGAAGCTTACGACGGCAGCATTGCGTTAAAACTCAAATCATTCTTAAAAGGCGAGGTGTTAAACCTGGATCATGGACCGGATTCATGGGAAGGGCCTGCGGATTGGCGAAAAGATGGTAAAGCGCTGGTCTATCTTGCGACGACAGCAAACAGCTGTCGGTACTATTTAAGAACATTTGATGCGGGAAAATTAGGCCAACCGCAGCTTATCCATAATTGCCCAACCGGTAGCTATGGCAAAATTATCTTTACCCACGATCATGATCTGCTGATATACAGCGAAGCTGCTTACCGGGGTGGTCCTTTTAGTTTATTCAGCTTAAGGCTCTCTAACGGAGAAAAAACGCGGCTGGCGCAACCCCTCCCCACGCCAGGTGGCAATAGTCAGTTTGATCTGCACCCGACCCGGAACTTACTGCTTATTTCAACTCCGAATGCCCAACTCTGGCCAGCTCTGTCTGTACTCGATATAACACATAACCAGTTGTCCCACTTATTCACACTCGATCAACATGCGTGCTGTGCAATCTGGAACCATGCAGGAGACAGAGTCATTACAGTCAGCGACTACCCCGCTCACCAACTTGTCAGCTACGATTTAAACGGGCAATCCCCGACTGTGATTTATACAGGCACCCACTCTATTTCTACTCCTACACGCCACCCGAATGGGCAAGACTACCTGTTCAGTGCAGGTAGTCGTGATCAGAATATCCTTTATTTATCTGCAGATGGCAGTGAGCAAACAGCACTTGGGGTAACGTCCGTCGATGAGCGTTTAGCGCGTTTTTCCGGAGATGGCCAAAAGGTAGCCTATATAAGCCTGGCCTCCGGGCTCGAACAAATATGGATTTACGATCTGGCAGAAAAAATGGCAAGTATGCGCTCAAAATTCGACAACGCCAAACATATTATTGACTTAAAATGGTCTCTTGATAACCGCTTTATCTTCGCTCTAGCCCATAATGAGCTTCTCCAGATAGACACCCAAACGGGTCTAAGCAAAACACTGAAAGTGCCGTATGGACAGATTGCCGCGCTTTCAGTTAAAGACAACGACAGTATTGCCTTCAGCATAAAAAGCGCGGATAAGTGGCAAGTGCACTACTACAACGTTCGCACAGATGAACTGCAAAGCGCCCAACATAAATGGCAATTTGTATCGTTCGCTAAAACCCCTGAAGATACAGTGTGGCAGGATAATAATGGTGACTATTTCACTGGCCTGACTCACATACCGGTAACCTCAGACACCATTAAGCAAGTTCCGTTGATTGTTCAGTACCGCTTCAACTTACGTAAGCAGGCAAATACCTGGCTATGGCAACAAGCAGCAGCACGCCGCTATCCGTTATATCAGTATGATGAGCAACAACAAACCAAACGCCTCATCGCGACATCAGATAGTAGCGACTTTGACTGGTACAATAATAAAATCCTTATCAATACCCTCAACTATGAAAACTTTGATATTTACAGTTCAAAAAATGTAGAGCACAAGTAG
- a CDS encoding MipA/OmpV family protein: MNKTFSLVSLAFMSFSTLADDQDQGTQWGVGAAIVSQDQGYTDIGNETILVPALAIQSGNFSLLGPRGSYKIWQQENIEFSVVGQLRLDGYEEADGDIFLGMEDRDMSFDFGFEGELDTEFGEFGFSFMHDVTSTHKGYEASVSYGVPFNVGDGRIMPYVSASYLSEDLVDYYYGVLPNEQRAGRMAYVGEATMNVEVGVSSDWFFGKNHMIKADLSYTAYGSEIEDSPLLEKSGAAQLLLGYVYVF, translated from the coding sequence ATGAACAAAACATTTTCTTTGGTTTCTCTGGCATTTATGAGCTTTTCTACTCTGGCTGACGATCAGGACCAAGGCACCCAATGGGGGGTTGGCGCAGCAATTGTCTCTCAGGATCAGGGCTATACAGATATTGGCAATGAGACCATTCTGGTGCCAGCTTTGGCCATTCAGTCTGGCAATTTTTCATTATTAGGACCACGTGGCAGTTATAAAATCTGGCAGCAAGAAAATATAGAGTTTTCGGTTGTGGGTCAGTTACGGCTGGATGGTTACGAAGAAGCCGATGGTGACATTTTCCTGGGAATGGAAGACAGGGACATGAGTTTCGACTTTGGGTTTGAAGGGGAGCTGGACACTGAGTTTGGCGAGTTTGGCTTTTCTTTTATGCACGATGTGACCAGCACCCATAAAGGGTATGAGGCTAGTGTAAGTTATGGCGTACCATTTAATGTAGGGGATGGCCGCATCATGCCCTATGTGTCTGCCAGTTATCTGAGTGAAGATCTGGTTGACTATTACTATGGTGTTCTACCCAACGAGCAACGCGCCGGACGCATGGCTTATGTGGGCGAAGCAACCATGAATGTTGAGGTGGGTGTCTCCAGTGATTGGTTTTTTGGCAAAAACCATATGATTAAGGCTGACCTGAGCTATACCGCATACGGCAGCGAGATCGAAGACTCTCCATTGCTAGAAAAATCTGGTGCTGCGCAACTATTGCTGGGGTATGTATATGTCTTCTAA
- a CDS encoding sensor histidine kinase, translating into MKIIKNSLARKIYLHFILIGSVVFTGIGVILHLFSMNYANLALEVSMKGMSEDVADALRFEQQQLIYAPDSVIEKWGYDALYNNFAFRVIRAANNEVLLQSVSNEQGSAALEALTSSIPVGYSHLAGVDRFRTELTLNGQALLLDMARNDLITELANEAVIPALNRVTAITIFAAFGVFMLVGYLSVRSVVQPVKTVAGQLKQIKPEQLSFRLSNEGLPYEIQPIVNSLNQAMERVEAGFDEQKRFVANAAHELKTPLAVLNTRVQLADIAPQIREEIVNDVAYMTRVVQQLLDLSRAQNFVVYNKVPVSLSALAQEVCMMLAPLALQFDKELSLDADPDTDQILADKAAVHIMIKNLVENALKHSQDNAKIQVRVTTTELEVSDNGPGIQSQYYDRLFERFWRQEQSTLTGSGLGLSIVKEVVDFHNAKLSVTCKNEQGGASFKVVFTERNV; encoded by the coding sequence ATGAAGATCATTAAAAATTCGCTTGCGCGCAAGATTTACCTGCACTTTATACTAATTGGCTCTGTCGTATTTACCGGCATTGGTGTGATTTTACATTTGTTTTCGATGAATTATGCCAACCTGGCGTTGGAAGTCAGTATGAAGGGGATGAGCGAAGATGTCGCAGACGCACTGCGTTTTGAACAGCAGCAGCTGATATATGCCCCCGATAGCGTGATTGAAAAATGGGGCTATGATGCCCTGTATAATAACTTTGCGTTTCGTGTTATCCGTGCTGCGAATAACGAGGTGTTGCTTCAGTCTGTGAGCAATGAGCAAGGCTCGGCTGCGCTTGAGGCACTGACTTCGAGCATTCCGGTTGGATATTCCCATCTGGCGGGTGTCGATCGTTTTCGCACCGAACTCACTCTGAATGGCCAGGCACTGCTGCTGGATATGGCACGCAATGATCTGATCACCGAACTGGCGAACGAAGCTGTGATTCCGGCACTAAACCGGGTGACTGCTATTACCATTTTTGCCGCATTTGGGGTGTTTATGCTGGTCGGGTATTTGTCTGTGCGCTCAGTGGTGCAACCGGTAAAAACCGTGGCAGGCCAGTTAAAGCAGATCAAACCAGAGCAACTGAGCTTCAGACTTAGCAATGAGGGCCTGCCTTATGAAATTCAACCCATAGTGAATTCACTAAACCAGGCAATGGAGCGGGTAGAAGCCGGCTTTGATGAGCAAAAGCGGTTCGTGGCAAACGCGGCTCACGAACTTAAAACGCCACTGGCTGTGTTAAACACCCGGGTTCAGCTGGCTGATATTGCGCCCCAGATCCGCGAAGAAATCGTCAACGATGTCGCGTACATGACCCGGGTGGTGCAGCAGCTACTGGATCTGTCTCGTGCGCAAAACTTTGTAGTGTATAACAAAGTACCGGTGAGTTTGTCGGCACTGGCGCAGGAAGTGTGTATGATGCTTGCCCCATTGGCACTGCAGTTTGATAAAGAATTAAGCCTCGATGCAGACCCTGACACAGATCAGATCCTCGCTGATAAAGCCGCCGTCCACATTATGATCAAAAACCTGGTCGAAAACGCCCTGAAACACTCGCAGGATAACGCCAAAATTCAGGTAAGAGTGACCACTACTGAGCTGGAAGTCAGTGACAACGGTCCTGGGATCCAATCACAGTACTACGATCGTCTGTTTGAGCGCTTCTGGCGACAAGAGCAATCTACCCTGACTGGCAGCGGACTGGGCCTGTCTATCGTCAAAGAAGTGGTTGATTTTCACAACGCCAAACTCAGCGTTACCTGTAAAAATGAGCAGGGTGGTGCGAGCTTTAAAGTGGTGTTTACTGAGCGAAATGTTTAG